The genomic DNA ccgatgcacagacgagtggtccaccctgggtcccgaccctggacagccagcgcttcatccgtggccaccgaacctgtgcccctaatatttattggattttttataagaaaCAAACATACATAGACTTCactgaaaaaaataatgtataggTATTTAAACTTAGAAAGAGAAAACATTGAATTGCATTTTgtctataataaaaaaaactaataaaacaaaacattataataatgaaaaaaataaaacaaaacattataataatgaaaaacataattttatattatatatatatatatatatatatatatatatatatatatatatatatatatatatatatatacatacatatatatataatatatatatatatatatatatatatatatatatatatatatatatatatatatatatatatatatatatatatatatatatatatatatatatatatatatatatatatatatgtatgtatgtatgtgtgtgtgtacatatatgtatatgtatatgatgtaaatcagtggtccccaaccaccgggccgcacaagaaattaaaaaaaagaaatttttatttttatttttattaaatcaccataaaaaacacaagatacacttacaattagtgcaccaacccaaaaaacctgcctcccccatttacactcattcacacaaaagggttgtttctttctgttattaatattctggttcctacattatatatcaatatatatcaatacagtctgcagggatacagtccgtagcacacatgattgtatttttttatgacaaaaaaaatatataaacccccccggtccgtgggacaaattttcaagcgttgaccggtccgcagttacaaaaaggttggggaccactgatgtaaatgATACGCATAGATAAACACGCCATCTCTGTAGTATGATTTTCTGTATATCCATACATAAGAGTAAAGAGACGGgagtatttttttgtgtgtttatttaatttcatttttttagAGGTTGTACTATCATTatctaataaaaaatgtttgtgacATTCACTAtagttattgtttattttttgggaaaaaagggTTAAAggacacaatgttgtgtaatttTGTAAAATCATTGCTATaaagcagaggtccccaaactacggcccgcgggccggatatggccccccagcgtccaaaatccggcccgcggaaagtcccaagttaaaaaaaaaattttaaattttttttttgtattattattatttttttaatttgtccttactagtccattttctaccgtctcctagccactcaggcaaatcatattgtcctaaaatgcattttaccatcgataacgtgacatgcagcaagtgcgctctttaagtcaattagtgcgcgaggaatatatatgtatgaatacatatatatatatatatatatatatatatatatatatatatatatatatatatatatatatatatatatatatatatatatacacacacacacacacacatatagacccatatacatatatatatatatatatatatatacatatatacacatatatatacatatatatatacatggacatatacatatatacacacacacacacatatatacacttttacatatacatacacacacacacatttacatataatatatatatatatatatatatatatatatatatatatatatacacacacacacacacacacacatatagacccatatacatatatatatacacatatatatacatatatacatatatatatacatggacatatatatatacatatatacacacacatatatacacttttacatatacatacacacacacacatttacatataatatatatatatacacacacacacatatatatatatatattgtgtatgtatatatatatatatatatatatatatatatatatatatatatatatatatatatatatatatatatatatatatatatatatatatatatatatatatatatatatatatatatatataacgcggcccccagccaaattgttttaccccaatgcggccccggagtcaaaaagtttggggacccctgctataaagtattcaaaaaaattaaaaagataaaCATAAATATGTTTCCTTACCAAAACTAGGGATCATGAAtgtttttctaaataaattattatCCACTTTAGCCATCTTTTCTTAAACGGGTCTTCCCTCAGATGTAGAATACGAGTCATTTTCTCCATCTTCACTTTGAGGCCCTTTCATTGACATCAGttgaaaaatatatacagtaattatttttattttttaaattaatggttAAGTAATAACCACGTTCACACAAACTACAGAAAAGGCAGGGATGATGTTTATTTTTAATCAACATATTCAGTAAATACTTTCCGTGTTATGATTATCTTCAGACACAAGATGGCGCCATTGAGCCTGGTTGTGTTCAGACACAAATGACCATGTGAGTAAAGACATTCAAACGTTGCATTTCTTCACATTAATCAGTGTGAATCTATGATAAGACGTGTTTGGTTTGAACACAGCATGCGGAACATTATCACGTTTGCATTTAAGCTGTGTTCAGTGTTGGAGGAATATGTATTATTTCCCTCTTTTTGGCAGAATTAGAACACTTTAGAATTGGCCTTCAATGTGTGATtgatgcactcacacacacatgaatCATTATCAATGATGTCATTAAGTACAGGCCTGAAGAGAGAGAGTGGAGGGGAGAGTGTGTGCGTTAAGTTCCAGTTTCAGGTCTTAAGTTTGGATTTGAATTCATGCCGAGGCGGATAAACCTGGACGGACAAAAAACCTGGGAAGACGGGCAGCCATTAGACAACTCGACACGCTCCCTGACCATGTATTTCTGTTTGTTAAATTTCAGTTCTTGTCCACCTCTCATCATTTTAGACATCCTTAGAACCAAAGAATCTGGGGTGAGAATCCTAACTTATCAGTAAGTAGTTCAGTCCAGCAATTAGATGACAACTGGTTGTAATCTGACCTCCTTCCCATCATGGCGTCTGTGCTCTGCAGGCGGCCATATCGCCGGGGGGGAAGGTAAACATAAAAAGTCACGTCCACCGTATTCTTTACTGCTGTAGTTTGTTTGTCCAGCATCTGACTCGCCTGCGTGCCGTGAGAACCTTTCCCTACTGAGGTCCGTAAACCAAAAGGACATATTTGTGAGGAGTTTTTTTTCTGCCGAAACCAGAAAATCACACTTCATCTAACAAAAAGAGGTGATTACATGTTAGTATCAAGCAAATAGACAGCTGACAGAAACATGAAGCCGTGACTGAGCATCCCGGATCCAAACAGTCCTGACTGCGGCGATGCCGGTTCTCCATTGAACGTCCGGTGCTCTGATTCACAGACCCCACGTTGACACCGCACACTCAGAGTCATCACCACAGGAAGTAGTCCTCCATACGCCTCCTGGGTTCATGTTTTTATTCCATAACAACATAATTCACACGCTAGATTGCACGGGAACCATTGAGGGTTAGACCAGTTGAGGACGCTCATAGATGGGCATCTGTTATGTGTATAcctttattaattttattattattattagtggtgTCGAATGCTGCTTCCTCTGCCAGGATTAAAACACAACAAGCGAGGTCTAAGCAgggtcagcagcctaagcagagaagcccacatttccttcgtccagctcctcccgggtgaTCCCGAGGCgtccccaggccagctgggaggcaTAAtacccccaacgtgtcctgggtcttctccgtggtcTCCTACGGGTCGGACacaccctaaacacctccccacggACGCGTTCTGGGGGCATCCTGACCGGATGCCCGAGCCACTTCAGCTGGCTccttcaatgtggaggagcagtgactttactctgagctcctcccgaaagacagagcttctcaccctatctctaagggagagctccgccacctgacggaggaaactcatttaggccacttgtacccgtgatcttgtcctttcggtcataacccaaagctcatgaccataggtgaggatgggaacgtagatcaaccggtaaattgagagctttgccctctgtgtcagctccttcttcaccacgacgaatcgatacagcgtccgcattactgcagacactacaccgatccgcctgttgatctcacgatccactcttccctcactcgtgaacaagaaccttagaggcctactgaaagccactactaccgaccacgcagtctgatagtttatatatcaatgatgaaatcttaacattgcaacacatgccaatacggccgggttaacttataaagtgcaattttaaatttcccgggaaacttccggttgaaaacgtctatgtatgatgacgtttgcgcgtgacgtcaatggttgaagcggaagtattcggacacattgtatcccaatacaaacagctctgttttcatcgcaaaaggcgaagttgatagagtggctgtgccagcaatcggagtgttgctggttactggggttcaattcccaccttctaccttcctagtcacatccgttgtgtccttgggcaagacacttcaccctttgcctctgatggctgctggttagcgccttgcatggcagcttctgccatcagtgtgtgaatgtgtgtgtgaatgggtaaatgtggaaatactgtcaaagcgctttgagtaccttgaaggtagaaaagcgctatacaagtataacccattcattcattcattcattcatcgcaaaattccacagtgttggtgaatcttttgcaattcgttcaattaacaatggagactgcaaagaagaaagctgtaggtgggatcggtgtattagcggttggctgcagcaacacaaccaggaggactttgagttggatagcagacacgctaccgtgagtacgcagctttggcttccaaacatttgatcgcttgcccgtacgtgcgtgtcgctatgtgcatgtcacgtacgtaactttggggaaatatatgtttcttgccgactctgatggcggccggggtgtcgtcgaaaccTACAACgagcgccgctgtcctcaccttgacttcctccgtctccggcccgccgaccgcatcgatgatcgggtgaagtccttcgtcgcgccgtcgatcgctggaacgcaggtgagcacgggtgttgagcagatgagagctggcgtagttgcagttaagcacgatgctatcacgttagctccgtagctaaagtgcttcgccgatgtattgttgtggagataaaagtcactgtgaatgtccatttcgcgttctcgactctcattttcaagaggatgtagtatccgaggtggtttaaaatacaaatccgtgatccacaatagaaaaaggagagcgtgtggaatccaatgagaaccttgtacctaagttacgatcagagcgaaaaaagatgcgtcctgcactacactctagtccttcactctcacgttcctcatccacaaatctttcatcctggctcaaattaatggggtaatcgtcgctttctcggtccgaatcgctctcgctgctggtgtaaacaatggggaaacgtgaggagcctttcaacctgtgacgtcacgctacttccggtacaggcaaggctttttttatcagcgaccaaaagttgcgaactttatcgtcgatgttctctactaaatcattccagcaaaaatatggcaatatcgcgaaatgatgaagtatgacacatagaatggatttgctatccccgtttgaattaaaaaaaattcatttcagtaggcctttaggtacttaaactccttcacttggggcagctGTCGGCCATGTGTGTTGATGGGGTCGACTTAAGCGGGCACATTTTAGAAATAAGACATACCGTATATGATTTCTTTGAGCAGTGACAATATGAATGTGGTAGATTTGACCTTTTATTCTCATTAACATAATAACTTACAGACTTgactttgttttaaaaaaaagaaaaaagaagcagACGAAACAAGCCAAGTGGGCGTGGCTTAAGCGTGCATGAGTGCAGTCCTAAAGTCCTGACAGACGTGATGGTCATCTTCGATGCACGTCCGGTTCTTCTCGCCGCCAACTTGTTCcggtaccttccacatttttccggGCGTCACTTCCTGAGGATGCTCATCTGCAGACATTCCTCCTTCAGCGCCACCAGTTCCGTCTTGTAGCTGCTGGTTTTTCCGCCGTCCGTGTAAGCGCACGGCTGCTTCTTCGCCGCCAGGGGGGTTTCCACGGTCACGGAGGCGGCGTTGAGCACGTCGGCGTGAGACGGCGAGCCGGCGGCGCCCCTGTGGCACGCCGCGGACATCAAGGCCGAGAGCGCGCGGCCTACGTCGTGGCGCGCCCCCTCGTTGACGAAGCAGTAGAGGATGGGGTCGGCGACACAGTTGAGGCTAGTGAGCGCCAGCGAGACGTGGTAGGCGGCGAACAAGCTCTCCTCCGAGCCGCAGTCACACGGCTTCCTCAGGTAGATGGCGCTGCGCACCAGCAGCAGGACGTGGTACGGCCCGAAACACAGCAGCACGATCAGGATCAGACTCAACGCCAGGCGCTGAATTTTGGCCTTCTCCTCCCGCTCGGTGGACACGTTGCAGCGCACAGCGGCCAGGATGCCGCAGTAGGCCACCAGCATGGCGGTCCACGGGGCCAGGAAGCCCAGGAAGGCCCTGTAGAGGTTCATCCCGGCCACCCAGTCCTGCATGGGGTACTTCTCGAAGCAGAAGGTGTGGTTGAAGCGACCCTGGAAGAGCTCGTCGTGGAACAGCGGCGCAGAGTTGGCGACAATCTCGATGACCCAGACCATGGCGCTGACCAACATGGCTGCCCGGGAAAGCAAAGACATTCATTGGTCACCTGACTCCTGGTACTAActccagcaggggtgtccaaacttttccccactgagggccacacactgaaaaatctaaggatgcgggggccattttggtatatTTCATTTTCAAAGCCAATACCATAAATTCCGAACGTTACGCCGCTACTTTttgcctacgctttgaaccctttcggggtcgcggggggtgctggagcccgtctcagctgcattcgggcggaaggcggggtacacactggacaagtcgccacctcatcacagggccaacacagatagacagacaacattcacactcacattcacacactagggaccatttagtgttgccaatcaacctatccccaggtgcatgtctttggaggtggtaggaagccggagtacccggagggaacccacgcagtcacggggagaacatgcaaactccacacagaaagatccctaaCCCCTGTGCTGTGACGATTTAAtaaataagaattgttttagttatattgtaaaactttcaaacgttgcttggagtgatgaacggAAAAATccttacgagtagaaacgctatggatgacgaGTCGACGAAACTGCACTAAACAGAATTAaatactgtagaccaggggtgtcaaactcaaacacagagtgggccaaaatttaaaactgaacaaagccacgggccgcggttgaacaaattaaccttttaatagggacccaaacaagttttgcattgaatattgaacaagtaaggcttatataactttatagtgacatgcaaaatcgagtttcaaataataataataataattaaaaaatatcaatggcatatcaaatacaattttctatttgcagccttctgaggtaaatatcaacattaactttttccacaggctaatacatttgaaaataaaacaacaatgaataaaccaaccattcaggactttaaactgctcagtttgcgacacactgatctaatctgatgtgcccaagccagatacctaccatcttttcttggatgctagttcattaatgtcggggatcaggctttgagctgaggcaaccttcattatccaacgaatgtgttcatcagtcattatatctcgtagcccacccggaccacagtcttgggggcgtgccttaatggcactgcttttaacgtccgcttttcatccattctaacaacgtgccggcccagtcacaagatatgtgcgactTCTGTATGAACACACAcgggaatgcaacgcatacttgatcaacagcgatacaggttacactgagggtgcccgtataaacaactttaagttttgttagaaatatacaccacactgtgaatccacaccaaacaagaatgacaaacccatttcgggagaacatccgcaccgtaacacaacagaacaaatacctagaactctttgcagcactaactcttccgggacgctacaatatacacccccactaccactaAACCCCCCcactttgtagcgtcccggaagagttagtgctgcaaagggttatgggtatttgttctgttgtgtttatgttgtgttacggtgcggatgttctcccgaaacgtgtttgtccttcttgtttggtgtgggttcacagtgtggcatatatttctaacaaaacttaaagttgtttatacggccactctcagtgtaacttgtatcgctgttgatcaagtatgcgttgcattcacttgtgtgtgtgtgcgtgcagaagccgcacatatgtgattgggccagcacacgttggactggatgaaaagcagatGTGACGATTTTTGGGAGAGACACTGAAATCTGGGAGTCTCCTGGGAGGGTTGGCACGTATgacaattagcggtgaatgcagtgttaccgcggcaccgccgctgaatataatcggcgggccagctctagtgttaatttgatatcgcctcaagggccaagtgaaagtacacggcaggccaaatttggcccgcgggccagagtttgacgccCATGCTGTAGACGTTCAACCCGCAACGTCTGCAgcgagcgaacttgtccaaaagatgacaCCGtaccacaaacaataacacatcctTATCAGTGTCTCTGTCTGTGTTCTATGAAAACTATCTCTTGAATatgaaacattatggccgttaccgaagcaaaatccataaattagccacgccGTTGTTTAAGCCAGTGGTCccaaaccaccgggccgcacaagaaataaaaaaaataaataaataaaaatatatatatatattttttttattaaatcaacataaaaacacaatatatacattatatatcaatatagatcaatacagtctgcatggatacagtccgtaagcacacatgattgtatttctttatgaaacacccccccccccccggtccgtgggacaaattttcaagcattgaccggtccgcagctacaaaaaggttggggaccactggtttaagccacagggttcaaagcctaAGAAAAAGGTTCGGAAAATACAGTTAATTTCAatctacattaaaaaaagttaatCAGTTATTGGTATCATTTCTGAGTAGcaggaaattatctgtatcgataTTGGcttgaaaaaataaatcatgcaTCCCAAGTTTTTAGCATCCACATTTCAACTTGTTCCTGTAACTTTAcatctatttgctcttttattccccttttttttctaacattatttttagaatgtgaggCGGGCCGTTACGAAAATATGCCGTGGGCCGCAAAGGGCCCCTGGGcataggtgggtagtaacgcactacattaacatctacttgagtaacttttgggataaattgtacttctaagagtagttttaatgcaacatacttttacttgagtatatttatagagaagaaacgctacttttactccgcttcatttatctacattcagctcgctatcgttatcgatctgttaatgcacgctttgtttgttttggtttgtaagacagaccttcaaagtaggatctatcgcatgcctgcgtttcaccaatcaaatacagtcactggtgacgtttgactccgtttcaccaatcaaacagagccaggcggtcacatgattaactgcacataaagtttcagcggcaaacaacaacaacaatggcagaGACAACAACGGACGCAAACACCCCTGGTCTCACATAAAATCGATGTTCACGCTTCAGAGAACCAAAAAAACAGTTATGTAATGCGTTGTCATATGTGTCTCCCCAAACAAGTGGACATTtcggcttacatgaactcaacatcaaatttgaggaagcccATCGgatgcggtaagtaacgttagtagatactttggctgtcaccgtaggccgatgttagcttccctgctatgaatcactgtcaaatgtacatcgtgtggggacatttattaacgcactgcagcctcatagacacacacacacgcacccacagacacacatgcatagaaacaccaatcagaagtgcacagtgtgttcccaggtgcagcccacacctatcagtttatggtttgcgtaaaggctaacttgttattttcctttgtaatctctgtttactgagcctatggtgctgttaagttattgtggctcaatttgccttaattttttttattttaatgtattattatgtaatatgtattattgttttagttgcttaagagatattcctggctctgaatttgctcattgctatttttatgtttttgtgcattatttgttgccgtcatcattaaacgaacaggttgctcatcagttactcagtacttgagtagttttttcacaacatactttttacttttactcaagcaaatgtttgggtgactactccttacttttacttgagtaatacatctctaaagtaacagtactcttacttgagtacaatttctggctactctacccacctctgcccctgggccgcactttgggcacccctgaactGGAGTCGCTGAATCTCACTTCAttttagcagacattttggaccaCTGAAGGCTCTTTTCTGTCCCCCATGCAGACAGCAGCGCCCCCAAATGCTTCATAGGTCAGCGTCTCAAAGGCACGTACCTGTTTTGATGCGTCGCACCTTGACAAACCTCATGGGGTACGCCACCGCCAGGTAGCGGTCCAGAGAGATGCAACAGAGGAAGGCGATGCTGACATAGATGTTGGTGTAGAAGATGAAGCCAAACAGCTTGCAGCTCTCCTGGCCGTGGATCCAGTCGTCGCGCTGCAGGAAGTAGTCGATCCAGAGAGGAAGCGTGCTGATGTACAGCAGGTCTGCCACCGACAGGTTGATCAGGTAGACGCCCAGCTCGTTGTGTTGGCGCACCTGGATGGAGGGAAGAGACGAGGATGGGAAGTACTTTGTTTCTTGGTGGGACTACAATAGTCACTTCACAACACTTTTATCTAGGGGTGTCCACATCCGATGTTGACATCGGTTATcgctccgatatcagcaaaaaaacaagaaTCGGacgatatcggcttgcatctaaaatcccgGATGCCATCCTGCACGTTTACTTGTgccaagctggacagccagttaacacctaaatgtcctccaataagcacacaaggttggtcttttcttctattttagtcaagtcatggtaggctataggctaataGGAGCTagcggctacacaacagctcagcacacattagcgcacaagctagacatacgtaataaacaATATTGCAGACTGAAACACTTGTCGTATAAACAAGTCTCAAgtcattatagttgcatattacttgcacatacaaagtctccaaggcagaagcgtactagaaagtatccagtaacaaacgtgtctgcatcacaACGTGTAACATCGCAAACTTTTTTATATATGCAATATCAATGGGGTATATAGCCATTAGATGATACCCTTATGGGTAACATCTAATGGCTACTGCACTGTATGTGGACTGATAAAAACTGCTGCCCTTTATATACTtctgcactttaaatgaagctgctaaaatactgtaacttgaccgCCGACTGATTTGTAACTCACATACCctctacgaacaatgggagaccggctttctgctccgccgctcccagtctgtgaaacgctctccctgaccacctgagggcaccacagactgtggatgcttttaaaaaaggcttaaaaacccttctttttaaaaaagcctttttttttttagatatatgcataccagtattagctatttggctgttctagtttttattttttttttattttttattatctttttatttttattaatatactgtagcactttgaggttgcttactcaatgtgaagtgctttttacaaataaaatctattattattattattatgtattgtacttgtattttaaattgtttatcattatgtaattttaatattgtgtattttcaatcctgTGTCATTTTATTGCGGACGTTAGATGCTCCATAAAatgactacagatggaaattagcatggtgctaaatctggtgcagccatcttcttaatgtaactgcacattgtccttcaaataaacaaatacaatacaattcaacatactgcgtcatgagcttaactaaATTACTTTGTAACCATtaggtgtcgccaaaacacaAATGACCGTAAATTCCAGACAATAAGCCGCTACTTGTTGTCTACGctctgaaccctgcggcttataaaacggtggggctaattcatggatttttacttggctgacggccataaagctaatagttttcattaaacacacgcaaagacactgaaattgtgtcattgtttgtgctgtggcgctcactgcaggtgctgctaagTGTATGTCTACaatgtttcctgctgtttaaagctttgaaccggaggCTCAAGTGCCATTCCCTCGTCTAatggtccatagcgtttctactccaaATAATTCTTCATTCCTCacacaatgtttgtaagttttacaatataactaaaacaattcttacttactcacaccgtgtgtgatgtctgtaagagtgttttcatgcatatttgcacgtgctatcaTACTGTAACACaacctttctgtgtaaataactcatttcacaacgtttaaatctgcggcttatagtctggagcagctaatatatggagaaTATATTTTCTTCctcaatttagtgggtgcggcttatatactggtgtgctctttagtccggaaaatatggtaccacATTAAAAGCATAAATCcatcataaggttagtgtttatAATACCGATCCTATTTCACTTGAATACAACTTGTTTAACATAACACACActataaaataaaagtatgtactgtaggggtgtaacggtacacaaaaatttctgt from Entelurus aequoreus isolate RoL-2023_Sb linkage group LG10, RoL_Eaeq_v1.1, whole genome shotgun sequence includes the following:
- the gpr4 gene encoding G-protein coupled receptor 4 isoform X1; this encodes MCNISFCNVDSKVDQYFQPALYIFVIVLGLPTNCMALWAAYMQVRQHNELGVYLINLSVADLLYISTLPLWIDYFLQRDDWIHGQESCKLFGFIFYTNIYVSIAFLCCISLDRYLAVAYPMRFVKVRRIKTAMLVSAMVWVIEIVANSAPLFHDELFQGRFNHTFCFEKYPMQDWVAGMNLYRAFLGFLAPWTAMLVAYCGILAAVRCNVSTEREEKAKIQRLALSLILIVLLCFGPYHVLLLVRSAIYLRKPCDCGSEESLFAAYHVSLALTSLNCVADPILYCFVNEGARHDVGRALSALMSAACHRGAAGSPSHADVLNAASVTVETPLAAKKQPCAYTDGGKTSSYKTELVALKEECLQMSILRK
- the gpr4 gene encoding G-protein coupled receptor 4 isoform X2, translated to MTKTQTCYCAPTQRAGRLPDQPVGGRPAVHQHASSLDRLLPAARRLDPRPGELQAVWLHLLHQHLCQHRLPLLHLSGPLPGGGVPHEVCQAMLVSAMVWVIEIVANSAPLFHDELFQGRFNHTFCFEKYPMQDWVAGMNLYRAFLGFLAPWTAMLVAYCGILAAVRCNVSTEREEKAKIQRLALSLILIVLLCFGPYHVLLLVRSAIYLRKPCDCGSEESLFAAYHVSLALTSLNCVADPILYCFVNEGARHDVGRALSALMSAACHRGAAGSPSHADVLNAASVTVETPLAAKKQPCAYTDGGKTSSYKTELVALKEECLQMSILRK